From Pelmatolapia mariae isolate MD_Pm_ZW linkage group LG22, Pm_UMD_F_2, whole genome shotgun sequence, a single genomic window includes:
- the lratd2a gene encoding protein LRATD2a, with translation MGNQMDRLSHLSYAEVPTVDPNGVDAEDGPRIGVSYIFSNDDDELEDGCAVDGSDKDPNQEEKQYDQRDEVECAVYNRDECIYEKSAKSVNLEVYSPENLLNKCKPGDLVEFVATGQYPHWAVYVGDFQVVHLHRAEVKNSFLTDASQGRRCRIVNELYKFKALGPDMVVQNAMEQVGLKDRELSWRNSECFAAWCRFGKREFKMGGEIRIGKQPYRLKIFMTGKQPHVLEFQSLEDMIMEKRRNDHLGRTAVLRELAAHYSRMEEIKSEPGAE, from the coding sequence ATGGGGAACCAGATGGACAGGCTGTCGCATTTAAGTTACGCAGAAGTTCCCACAGTGGACCCCAACGGCGTGGACGCCGAGGATGGTCCGCGGATCGGCGTCTCTTACATATTTTCCAACGACGACGACGAGCTGGAGGACGGCTGCGCGGTAGACGGCTCCGATAAAGACCCGAATCAGGAAGAGAAACAGTACGACCAGCGCGACGAGGTGGAATGCGCCGTCTACAACAGAGACGAATGTATTTATGAGAAGAGCGCAAAGTCGGTGAACCTGGAAGTTTACTCCCCAGAGAATCTGCTAAACAAATGCAAACCAGGTGATCTGGTGGAGTTTGTGGCTACGGGTCAGTACCCGCACTGGGCGGTGTATGTGGGAGACTTCCAGGTGGTGCACCTGCACAGAGCCGAGGTAAAGAACAGCTTTCTGACCGATGCGAGTCAAGGGAGGAGGTGTCGGATTGTTAACGAGCTGTACAAATTCAAAGCTCTGGGTCCGGACATGGTGGTGCAGAACGCGATGGAGCAGGTGGGATTAAAGGACCGGGAGCTGAGCTGGAGAAACTCTGAGTGTTTTGCAGCCTGGTGCAGGTTCGGCAAGAGGGAGTTCAAAATGGGTGGGGAGATACGCATAGGCAAGCAGCCCTACAGGTTGAAAATATTCATGACGGGCAAACAGCCGCACGTGCTGGAGTTTCAGAGTTTGGAGGACATGATCATGGAGAAGAGGAGGAACGATCACCTGGGCAGGACAGCCGTGCTTCGGGAGCTGGCCGCTCATTACAGCAggatggaggagatcaaaagcGAGCCGGGAGCTGAATGA